The following coding sequences lie in one Arthrobacter sp. SLBN-122 genomic window:
- a CDS encoding acetyl-CoA acetyltransferase — translation MSLKEQFGKDVLITGWGHSKFGKLSDDTLESLIVQVATDAITTAGIEPGQVDEIYVGQFNSGMMPLAFPSSLALQVSPDLANVPSTRVENACASGSAAFQQGTKSLLAGTARTVLVIGAEKMTHAGADVVGAGLLGADYDMAGKPSTTGFTGLFAEVAKHYAKRYDAGGKLGDVLGTIAAKNHRNGVDNPYAQLRKDLGEEFCQTVSDKNPLVADPLRRTDCSPVSDGAAAVVLSVSPTGGATDPVRLAGFGQANDFFPTDRRDPTAFEATRVSWQRALAMAGVGIEDLDLAEVHDCFTIAELLMYEAMGLTQPGQGSRALSEGWVHKDGKLPVNVSGGLKSKGHPVGATGVSQHVLAAMQLTGTAGDMQLAAPRRAAIQNMGGVGIANYVSILEAV, via the coding sequence ATGAGCCTGAAGGAACAGTTCGGCAAGGATGTCCTGATTACCGGCTGGGGGCACAGCAAATTCGGGAAACTCAGCGACGATACCCTGGAATCCCTCATTGTCCAGGTGGCCACGGACGCAATCACCACCGCCGGCATCGAGCCCGGCCAGGTCGACGAAATCTACGTGGGCCAGTTCAACTCCGGCATGATGCCGCTGGCGTTTCCCTCTTCCCTGGCACTGCAGGTCTCCCCCGACCTGGCCAATGTGCCCTCCACCCGCGTTGAGAACGCCTGTGCCTCCGGTTCCGCGGCCTTCCAGCAGGGCACCAAGTCATTGCTGGCCGGCACCGCCAGGACTGTCCTGGTGATCGGTGCCGAGAAGATGACCCATGCCGGAGCGGATGTGGTGGGCGCCGGACTGCTGGGCGCGGACTATGACATGGCCGGGAAGCCTTCCACCACCGGCTTCACCGGGCTCTTCGCCGAGGTGGCGAAGCACTACGCCAAACGCTACGACGCCGGCGGGAAGCTGGGCGACGTGCTGGGCACCATCGCAGCGAAGAACCACCGCAATGGCGTGGACAACCCGTACGCCCAGCTCCGCAAGGACCTCGGCGAGGAGTTCTGCCAAACCGTCTCGGACAAGAACCCGCTGGTGGCTGATCCCCTGCGCCGCACGGACTGTTCCCCTGTCTCCGACGGGGCAGCCGCCGTCGTGCTGTCCGTTTCACCTACCGGTGGCGCCACGGATCCGGTGCGCCTGGCCGGCTTCGGCCAGGCCAACGACTTCTTCCCCACCGACCGCCGCGACCCTACCGCCTTCGAGGCAACCCGGGTCTCGTGGCAGCGCGCCCTGGCCATGGCCGGCGTCGGGATCGAGGACCTGGACCTGGCCGAAGTCCATGACTGCTTCACCATCGCCGAGCTGCTCATGTACGAGGCCATGGGCCTGACCCAACCCGGCCAGGGCTCCCGCGCCCTCAGCGAAGGCTGGGTCCACAAGGACGGAAAGCTGCCGGTCAACGTCTCCGGCGGACTCAAGTCCAAGGGCCACCCGGTAGGCGCCACCGGTGTTTCCCAGCACGTCCTGGCAGCCATGCAGCTGACCGGGACGGCCGGGGACATGCAGCTGGCCGCCCCGCGCCGGGCAGCCATACAGAACATGGGCGGCGTGGGCATCGCCAACTACGTCAGCATCCTCGAAGCCGTCTAG
- a CDS encoding enoyl-CoA hydratase, producing the protein MTEYANILVEQQGRVGLVTLNRPSALNALNKATMEEFVAAVTAMDSDPGIGAVVITGSGKAFAAGADIKEMADQGYMDMYTADWFRGWEDFTRLRIPTIAAVSGFALGGGCELAMMCDLIIAGDNAKFGQPEINLGVLPGMGGSQRLTRAIGKAKAMDLILTGRFIGAEEADRCGLVSRVVPAEDVMSEAIKAAEVIASKSKPVTMAAKEAVNAAFETGLAQGVVFERRLFHSLFASEDQKEGMAAFTGKRQPEFKHR; encoded by the coding sequence ATGACGGAGTACGCCAATATTCTGGTGGAGCAGCAGGGGAGGGTGGGGCTGGTGACCCTCAACAGGCCCTCTGCATTAAATGCGCTGAACAAGGCCACCATGGAGGAGTTTGTCGCGGCCGTGACCGCCATGGATTCCGATCCTGGAATCGGGGCCGTGGTGATCACCGGCTCCGGCAAGGCCTTCGCAGCGGGAGCCGACATCAAGGAGATGGCGGACCAGGGCTACATGGACATGTACACGGCGGACTGGTTCCGGGGCTGGGAGGACTTCACGCGGCTGCGCATTCCCACCATCGCGGCGGTGTCCGGGTTTGCCCTGGGCGGCGGCTGCGAACTGGCCATGATGTGCGACCTCATCATCGCTGGAGACAACGCCAAATTCGGGCAGCCGGAGATTAACCTTGGCGTGCTTCCCGGCATGGGCGGCTCGCAGCGGCTCACCCGTGCAATAGGCAAGGCAAAGGCGATGGATCTGATCCTGACCGGCAGGTTCATCGGCGCGGAGGAAGCGGACCGGTGCGGCCTGGTGTCCCGGGTTGTGCCGGCCGAGGACGTGATGAGTGAGGCCATCAAGGCCGCAGAAGTGATCGCGTCCAAGTCCAAACCGGTCACCATGGCGGCGAAAGAGGCGGTCAACGCCGCCTTCGAAACCGGGCTGGCCCAGGGGGTGGTGTTCGAACGGCGGCTGTTCCACTCCCTGTTCGCCTCCGAGGACCAGAAGGAAGGCATGGCGGCGTTCACGGGAAAGCGCCAACCGGAATTCAAGCACCGGTAA
- the mmsB gene encoding 3-hydroxyisobutyrate dehydrogenase produces MPEKSSVAFLGLGHMGGPMALNLVRAGYRVAGFDVVPEALQAARALGIPVAGNALDAVDGADVVLTMFPSGRHVLDAYLGGPDGPGLLGAASLGTMFLDCSTINVDEAREAARLAIEAGHRSIDAPVSGGVVGAEAGTLTFMAGGEGADFEAVLPLLEVMGKRVVHCGGHGAGQAAKICNNLILGVSMIAVSEAFVLGEELGLTHQALFDVASAASGQCWALTTNCPVPGPVPTSPANRDYQPGFAAALMAKDLNLAVNALDSTGVAGEMGALAARIYGRFAAEGGAGRDFSAIITDIRDSSRRHAPGQHGPGQHDGGDPVGERAGTQLPDRRRTTTAHDDGSPE; encoded by the coding sequence ATGCCTGAAAAGAGCAGTGTAGCCTTCCTGGGCCTTGGACACATGGGCGGTCCCATGGCCCTGAACCTGGTCCGCGCCGGTTACCGGGTGGCTGGCTTTGATGTGGTGCCCGAAGCCCTCCAAGCGGCCCGCGCCCTGGGTATTCCGGTGGCAGGGAACGCCCTGGATGCGGTTGACGGTGCCGACGTGGTCCTCACCATGTTTCCCAGCGGCCGCCACGTCCTGGATGCCTACCTGGGCGGCCCTGACGGACCCGGGCTGCTGGGTGCGGCGTCCCTTGGAACGATGTTCCTTGACTGCTCCACCATCAATGTGGACGAGGCCCGGGAGGCCGCCCGGCTGGCCATTGAGGCCGGCCACCGTTCGATTGATGCCCCCGTTTCCGGCGGCGTGGTGGGGGCTGAGGCGGGCACGTTGACGTTCATGGCCGGCGGCGAAGGGGCTGATTTTGAGGCTGTGTTGCCGCTCCTGGAGGTCATGGGCAAGCGGGTGGTGCATTGCGGCGGACATGGAGCCGGCCAGGCTGCCAAGATCTGCAACAACCTCATCCTGGGCGTCTCCATGATCGCGGTCAGCGAGGCTTTCGTGCTCGGTGAAGAGCTGGGCCTGACCCACCAGGCCCTGTTCGACGTCGCATCCGCCGCCTCCGGCCAGTGCTGGGCGCTGACCACCAACTGCCCGGTCCCCGGACCGGTTCCCACCAGCCCTGCCAACAGGGACTACCAGCCAGGCTTCGCCGCAGCGCTCATGGCCAAGGACCTTAATCTCGCCGTCAACGCCCTGGACAGCACGGGGGTGGCGGGAGAGATGGGAGCGCTGGCCGCCCGCATCTACGGTAGGTTTGCCGCGGAAGGCGGGGCCGGCCGCGACTTCTCGGCCATCATCACGGACATCCGCGATTCATCCAGGCGCCATGCCCCTGGACAGCATGGCCCGGGGCAGCACGACGGCGGGGACCCGGTGGGGGAGCGCGCCGGCACCCAGTTGCCGGACCGGCGCCGCACTACAACAGCACACGACGACGGGAGCCCCGAATGA
- a CDS encoding DedA family protein, with protein sequence MWTIMTGAASPTEGLTGIVGFAARAIDTLGEWGVGGFTLAETVVPPIPSEVILPLAGYLAKQGSLNLILVFATSTLGAYLGALLLYWLGAKLGLERSIRWLSKLPLVDREDFEHAAGWFRRHGRSSIFFGRLLPGVRSLISLPAGAAAMPLATFSLFTLAGSGLWNGALIGLGYLLGTQYRLIEEYSRFLNYAVYAALAVAVVLLVIRRTRRAKQAKADRAGASR encoded by the coding sequence ATGTGGACAATCATGACCGGTGCAGCCAGCCCCACAGAGGGACTCACTGGAATCGTCGGCTTCGCGGCGAGGGCCATCGACACCCTCGGTGAGTGGGGCGTTGGCGGGTTTACACTTGCCGAAACGGTGGTGCCTCCCATCCCCAGCGAGGTGATCCTCCCCTTGGCGGGCTACCTCGCCAAACAGGGCTCCCTGAACCTCATCCTCGTCTTCGCCACCAGCACCCTCGGCGCATACCTGGGCGCGCTGCTGCTCTATTGGCTCGGCGCCAAACTGGGGCTCGAACGGTCCATCCGGTGGTTGTCCAAACTGCCCTTGGTTGACCGCGAAGACTTCGAGCACGCGGCAGGCTGGTTCCGCCGCCACGGCAGGTCATCCATCTTCTTTGGCCGCCTGTTGCCCGGCGTCCGCAGCCTCATTTCGCTGCCCGCCGGGGCGGCGGCCATGCCGCTGGCCACCTTCAGCCTCTTCACGCTTGCCGGGAGCGGGCTGTGGAATGGCGCCCTCATCGGCCTCGGCTACCTCCTGGGCACCCAGTACCGGCTCATCGAGGAGTACTCCCGCTTCCTGAACTACGCCGTCTACGCCGCACTGGCCGTTGCCGTGGTGTTGCTCGTCATCCGCCGGACCAGGCGGGCTAAGCAGGCCAAGGCTGACCGGGCCGGCGCCAGCCGCTGA
- a CDS encoding GlcG/HbpS family heme-binding protein, with protein sequence MKKSHKVLAAAAAGAILVTAGGTAAANAGTGRVSGSEAPAVVPAVDVQPAPETVVQQNRISATASAQAVSAALAKCQADKLPFVTVALVDRFGTVQALLRGDNAAAHTIEAAKQKAYTAAAFGTPTSELAKRVNGNGPSIADLPGTLFLAGGVPLKVNGVSVAGIGVGGAPDGALDEACATAGAEAIAAAGTAK encoded by the coding sequence ATGAAGAAGTCCCACAAAGTACTCGCCGCGGCAGCAGCCGGAGCAATCCTGGTGACGGCGGGAGGCACCGCAGCCGCCAACGCCGGTACTGGCCGTGTCAGCGGCTCTGAAGCACCCGCCGTCGTACCAGCCGTAGATGTCCAGCCGGCGCCGGAGACGGTGGTGCAGCAGAACCGCATCTCTGCCACAGCTTCCGCCCAGGCTGTCTCAGCGGCGCTCGCCAAGTGCCAGGCGGACAAACTGCCGTTCGTCACCGTTGCACTCGTTGACCGCTTTGGCACCGTCCAGGCACTGCTGCGGGGAGACAACGCCGCCGCCCACACCATCGAGGCCGCCAAGCAAAAGGCCTACACCGCCGCAGCTTTCGGCACCCCCACCAGCGAGCTGGCCAAGCGCGTCAACGGCAACGGCCCCTCGATCGCGGACCTGCCAGGCACCCTGTTCCTGGCGGGCGGTGTCCCGCTGAAGGTCAACGGCGTTTCCGTGGCTGGCATCGGTGTGGGCGGCGCGCCCGACGGTGCCCTGGACGAAGCCTGCGCCACCGCCGGCGCCGAGGCCATCGCCGCTGCCGGAACTGCAAAGTAG
- a CDS encoding SDR family oxidoreductase: MRVKKAVVVITGASSGIGRAAALEFANKSARLVLAARSAGALESLVHEVRKRGGKAVAVPTDVTDAENMDALAARAVEEFGHLDVWVNNAAIGLFGRITDVPLADLRRVLDVNIGGYVNGARAALPRFRAQGSGVLINVGSIVGEVSQPYTAAYSMSKAAVRALSVSIRSELQLDGIRKVKVCTVLPAAIDTPFFQHAANYTGRKVVAMPPVYTPERVARTIVSLAAKPRREAVVGPAGRLLVLQHKVTPAKVEAAMAVQVEKTHLSRKKPAAASTGTLYEPSGHTRKAAVSGGWNGGRRTGRRRMVAATAAAGAAAVLWKRSR; this comes from the coding sequence ATGCGGGTCAAGAAAGCAGTCGTGGTCATCACCGGAGCGTCAAGTGGCATCGGCCGTGCCGCGGCGCTCGAATTCGCGAACAAAAGTGCCCGCCTGGTCCTTGCCGCCCGCAGCGCCGGTGCGCTGGAAAGCCTGGTGCACGAGGTGCGGAAGCGGGGAGGAAAGGCCGTCGCGGTCCCCACGGATGTGACGGACGCCGAAAACATGGACGCCCTGGCGGCCCGTGCAGTGGAGGAGTTCGGGCACCTCGACGTATGGGTGAACAACGCCGCCATCGGCCTCTTCGGCCGGATCACTGACGTTCCCCTGGCGGACCTTCGGCGCGTCCTGGACGTAAACATCGGTGGATACGTCAACGGAGCACGGGCCGCCCTGCCGCGGTTCCGGGCCCAGGGTTCCGGAGTCCTGATCAACGTCGGATCCATTGTGGGTGAGGTCTCCCAGCCCTACACCGCGGCCTACTCCATGTCCAAGGCTGCGGTCCGTGCCCTCAGCGTGAGCATCCGTTCCGAGCTGCAGCTGGACGGCATCCGGAAGGTGAAGGTCTGCACCGTTTTGCCGGCGGCCATTGACACTCCTTTCTTTCAGCACGCCGCCAATTACACGGGACGAAAAGTGGTGGCCATGCCGCCGGTCTACACCCCGGAACGGGTGGCCCGAACCATCGTCAGCCTTGCAGCCAAACCACGCCGCGAAGCCGTGGTGGGTCCTGCCGGCCGGCTGCTGGTCCTTCAGCACAAGGTCACGCCGGCAAAAGTGGAGGCGGCCATGGCGGTGCAGGTGGAGAAAACCCACTTGTCGCGGAAGAAGCCTGCCGCGGCCTCGACGGGAACCCTCTATGAGCCATCGGGCCATACGCGCAAAGCCGCGGTCAGCGGTGGCTGGAACGGCGGACGGCGGACGGGGCGGCGCAGGATGGTTGCTGCCACGGCGGCGGCCGGGGCTGCCGCCGTGCTGTGGAAGCGCAGCCGCTGA
- a CDS encoding sensor histidine kinase — protein sequence MPGRDTTPTTGAAAAVAADGNTTGSRPAAPTPKERLGSIEAAVHLGFAVLLVASVVRYVLRHSPADNLMVLGLAAAACLLYAVVALLPLRDRHPAPWMVALVAVWAVLVVAAPSFAWCSFALFFLCRSALRGAASYILAGTITLATAAGLFRLGNGTDVAMLLGPVAVGIMLTLIYDRIEHDAEEQRRLHAEVSLAQGQLAASERRAGTTAERERVSREIHDTVTQGLASSLLLLEAAGRAWPGAAAREDLHQATDLLRINLAETRSLVHELASPGLESTPLPEALLLAARQYVPGATLTVTGGPVAVPPEVRHALLRVVQSAASNIAQHASASVAALTVGFLPDAVTLDIYDDGTGFDPAAAVPPSAAGGYGLRAMRQRVEQLSGVFSVQSAPGEGTIVAAQLPLEGGK from the coding sequence ATGCCTGGCAGAGATACCACCCCAACCACCGGCGCCGCAGCCGCCGTTGCTGCTGACGGCAACACCACCGGGTCCCGTCCGGCGGCACCCACCCCGAAGGAACGCCTGGGCAGCATCGAGGCCGCAGTCCATCTCGGCTTCGCAGTGCTCCTGGTGGCATCGGTGGTGCGGTACGTCCTGAGGCACTCGCCGGCGGACAACCTCATGGTCCTGGGACTCGCCGCCGCCGCCTGCCTGCTGTACGCCGTCGTGGCCCTGCTCCCGCTGCGGGACCGGCATCCTGCCCCCTGGATGGTTGCGCTGGTGGCGGTCTGGGCGGTCCTGGTGGTGGCAGCACCGAGCTTCGCGTGGTGTTCCTTTGCCCTGTTCTTCCTGTGCAGGAGTGCGCTGCGCGGTGCCGCGTCCTACATCCTGGCGGGTACCATCACCCTGGCGACCGCCGCCGGACTGTTCCGGCTGGGCAACGGCACAGACGTGGCCATGCTGCTGGGACCTGTGGCGGTGGGCATCATGCTGACGCTCATCTACGACCGCATAGAGCACGACGCCGAGGAGCAGCGCCGCCTGCACGCGGAGGTTTCGCTTGCCCAGGGCCAGCTGGCAGCCAGTGAACGCCGTGCGGGCACCACCGCCGAGCGGGAGCGGGTGTCCCGTGAAATCCACGACACCGTGACCCAGGGACTCGCCAGCAGCCTGCTCCTGCTCGAAGCCGCGGGCCGCGCGTGGCCGGGCGCCGCAGCCCGGGAGGATCTTCATCAGGCCACTGACCTGCTCCGCATCAACCTGGCGGAAACCCGGAGCCTGGTCCACGAGCTTGCCTCCCCCGGGCTGGAATCGACGCCGTTGCCGGAGGCGCTGCTGCTTGCCGCCAGGCAGTATGTGCCGGGAGCCACCCTCACGGTGACGGGCGGGCCGGTGGCGGTCCCGCCGGAGGTCCGGCACGCCCTGCTGCGGGTGGTGCAAAGCGCGGCCTCCAACATCGCGCAGCATGCTTCAGCTTCGGTCGCTGCCCTGACGGTGGGCTTCCTTCCGGACGCCGTCACCTTGGACATTTACGACGACGGTACCGGCTTTGACCCTGCGGCGGCAGTTCCGCCGTCGGCCGCCGGAGGGTACGGCCTGCGGGCCATGCGGCAGCGGGTGGAGCAGCTGAGTGGCGTTTTCTCGGTGCAAAGCGCTCCCGGTGAGGGGACCATCGTGGCGGCGCAACTGCCGTTGGAGGGCGGTAAATGA
- a CDS encoding ankyrin repeat domain-containing protein: MGRNRTGAFIMTGMGMAMFLAGCQANPGKPQEVDSPPPVVSVSPGGPDTASPSGGRASSEPAPATATAALSAAEQAQLDQDLIKAAKANNAPLVAQLISRGGNVNAKDSIQDSAFLYAGAEGFNEVLQLTLAAGADVAATNRYGGTALIPASEHGHVETARMLIAAGVPVNHVNNLGWTAMQEAVLLNNGGPRQQEVVRLLLEAGADPAIRDPEGRTALQNAERLGFKELAAVIRGAA, encoded by the coding sequence ATGGGGCGGAACCGCACTGGGGCATTCATCATGACCGGCATGGGCATGGCCATGTTCCTGGCCGGGTGCCAGGCCAATCCAGGTAAACCTCAAGAAGTGGACTCTCCGCCGCCCGTCGTCTCTGTCAGTCCCGGTGGCCCGGACACCGCCTCGCCATCAGGTGGCCGCGCTTCCTCCGAGCCGGCTCCCGCCACAGCCACTGCTGCCCTTTCAGCCGCTGAACAGGCGCAGCTCGACCAGGACTTGATCAAGGCAGCGAAGGCCAACAACGCACCCTTGGTGGCCCAACTCATCAGCCGCGGAGGGAACGTCAACGCCAAGGACTCCATCCAGGATTCGGCGTTCCTGTACGCCGGTGCCGAAGGCTTCAATGAGGTGCTGCAGCTCACGCTGGCCGCCGGGGCGGACGTGGCCGCCACTAACCGCTACGGCGGCACCGCCCTGATCCCCGCCAGCGAGCACGGGCACGTGGAGACGGCCAGGATGCTCATTGCCGCCGGCGTCCCCGTCAACCACGTGAACAACCTGGGCTGGACGGCCATGCAGGAGGCCGTGCTGCTCAACAACGGCGGCCCCCGCCAGCAGGAGGTGGTGCGGCTCCTCCTGGAAGCCGGGGCGGACCCGGCCATCCGCGATCCGGAAGGGCGGACGGCCCTGCAGAACGCGGAGCGGCTCGGTTTCAAGGAGCTCGCGGCGGTGATCCGGGGCGCCGCCTAA
- a CDS encoding enoyl-CoA hydratase/isomerase family protein, translating to MTEAKDSTTDSAAGNGGADVLFECRGRLGVITLNRPRAVNALTAGMVDLLLRQLTAWAGEDDVAAVLVQGAGERGLCAGGDIVAIYQDMLHGGNGTAHFWQTEYRVNSLIARYPKPYVALMDGLVLGGGVGISAHGNVRVVTERTRMGMPETTIGFAPDVGGTFLLARAPGESGTHAGLTGAHLGAGDALFLGLADHYVPSDALPRLVAALEHESPDAAVGRFAEQPPASVLAGQRDWIDACYASDDAGEIVARLRSWTGPGQQEALEAAAAIEAKSPTSVKVTLASLRRAAAMTLDETLAQEYRAGIRFLAGPDFREGIRAQVVDKDRNPQWRPGTLAEVLPRHVDRFFEPLDGGELDLHPQTGPHSLPELDSRPDVQVKEAGHA from the coding sequence ATGACCGAAGCCAAGGACAGCACAACGGACAGCGCGGCAGGGAACGGCGGCGCCGACGTACTTTTTGAATGCCGCGGCCGGCTGGGCGTGATCACCCTCAATCGGCCACGCGCCGTCAACGCACTCACCGCCGGCATGGTGGACCTGCTCCTGCGGCAGCTCACCGCGTGGGCAGGGGAGGACGACGTGGCTGCCGTCCTGGTGCAGGGCGCCGGGGAGCGGGGCCTGTGCGCGGGCGGAGACATCGTGGCCATCTACCAGGACATGCTGCACGGCGGAAACGGAACGGCTCATTTCTGGCAGACCGAATACCGCGTGAACTCGTTGATTGCCCGCTACCCCAAGCCGTACGTGGCCCTCATGGACGGGCTGGTCCTGGGCGGCGGGGTGGGGATTTCGGCGCACGGGAACGTCCGAGTGGTCACCGAGCGGACCAGGATGGGGATGCCGGAAACCACCATTGGCTTTGCGCCCGACGTCGGCGGGACCTTCCTCCTTGCACGTGCACCAGGCGAATCCGGAACCCATGCCGGCCTGACAGGAGCACACTTGGGAGCGGGGGATGCCTTGTTCCTGGGCCTTGCGGACCATTATGTCCCATCGGACGCGCTGCCCCGCCTCGTGGCTGCGCTGGAGCATGAAAGTCCGGACGCCGCCGTCGGCCGCTTTGCCGAACAGCCCCCGGCCTCGGTACTGGCCGGGCAGCGGGACTGGATCGATGCCTGCTACGCCTCCGACGACGCAGGGGAAATCGTCGCCCGGCTCCGGTCCTGGACCGGGCCGGGGCAGCAGGAAGCCCTTGAAGCCGCTGCCGCGATCGAAGCGAAGTCGCCTACCTCGGTCAAGGTCACCCTGGCGTCCCTGCGCCGCGCCGCGGCCATGACCCTGGACGAAACCCTGGCCCAGGAGTACCGGGCGGGCATCCGCTTCCTTGCCGGCCCTGATTTCCGTGAAGGAATCCGCGCCCAAGTGGTGGACAAGGACAGGAACCCGCAATGGAGACCCGGCACGCTGGCAGAGGTGCTTCCCCGCCACGTGGACAGGTTCTTTGAGCCCCTGGACGGCGGGGAACTGGATTTGCATCCACAGACTGGACCGCACTCCCTGCCTGAACTGGACTCGCGGCCTGACGTGCAGGTAAAGGAGGCCGGCCATGCCTGA
- a CDS encoding response regulator, with protein MSGITVLLVDDHLVVRSGLRALLGTQPDMEVVAEAASGGEALELVRAHSPAVVVMDLAMGPGMDGIEAIRRIRDLNSRQAILVFTTYDSDADIVRAVDSGAMGYLLKDAAPEEIFAAIRGAVQGRSVMSPPVASRLFQQLRNPDEVLTPREAELLSLLTEGLSNRELGRRLFISEATVKTHLAHIYAKLGVDTRAAAIATAIRREGMR; from the coding sequence ATGAGCGGCATTACAGTCCTGCTGGTGGACGACCACCTGGTGGTTCGGAGCGGACTACGCGCGTTGTTGGGAACGCAGCCTGACATGGAGGTCGTAGCCGAGGCAGCATCGGGCGGTGAGGCGTTGGAGCTGGTGCGCGCCCACTCCCCGGCGGTGGTGGTGATGGACCTTGCCATGGGCCCGGGCATGGATGGAATCGAAGCCATCAGGCGGATCCGGGACCTCAACAGCCGGCAGGCGATCCTGGTTTTCACCACCTACGACTCAGATGCCGATATTGTCCGGGCAGTGGACTCCGGGGCCATGGGTTACCTCTTGAAGGATGCCGCCCCGGAAGAGATTTTTGCCGCCATCCGGGGCGCCGTACAGGGCAGGAGTGTCATGAGCCCGCCGGTGGCCTCGCGGCTGTTCCAGCAGCTGCGCAACCCGGACGAGGTCCTCACACCCCGGGAGGCCGAACTGCTCAGTCTGCTCACGGAGGGGCTAAGCAACCGCGAACTCGGGCGGCGGCTCTTCATCTCCGAGGCCACCGTCAAAACCCACCTGGCGCACATCTACGCCAAGCTCGGAGTGGACACCCGGGCGGCCGCGATTGCCACTGCAATCCGGCGCGAGGGGATGCGGTAA
- a CDS encoding cold-shock protein, translated as MATGTVKWFNAEKGFGFIAPDDGSADVFAHYSAIASSGYRSLDENQKVEFDVTQGPKGPQAENIRPL; from the coding sequence ATGGCAACAGGCACAGTTAAATGGTTCAACGCCGAAAAGGGTTTTGGCTTCATTGCCCCCGATGACGGGTCCGCTGACGTTTTCGCCCACTACTCGGCAATCGCCTCCAGCGGATACCGCTCCCTGGACGAGAACCAGAAGGTCGAATTCGATGTGACCCAGGGCCCCAAGGGTCCGCAGGCAGAGAACATCCGCCCGCTCTAA
- a CDS encoding MerR family transcriptional regulator, producing the protein MEEIPATGGRDWSIQDVARIAGTTSRTLRHYDDIGLLKPSRVGNNGYRYYDGAALLQLQRILLLRELGLGLPAIADVFHRQADPVTALTRHLEWLGQEQQRLARQIRSVRQTIETVRAGGQLMAEDMFEGFDHTQYKEEVEQRWGKDAYATSDAWWRGMPADEKREWKSRVEALGRDWQAAARSGVAADGPEARELAARHVEWLKSIPGTPAADHSGSTKAYVLGLADMYVDDPRFAANYGGVEGAGFVRAALRSFVEKSL; encoded by the coding sequence ATGGAAGAAATCCCCGCAACGGGCGGAAGGGACTGGTCCATCCAGGACGTCGCCAGGATTGCCGGCACCACCAGCCGCACGCTGCGCCACTATGACGACATCGGGTTGCTGAAGCCCAGCCGGGTGGGCAACAACGGTTACCGCTATTACGACGGCGCCGCCCTCCTTCAGCTCCAGCGCATTCTCTTGCTGCGGGAGCTGGGGCTGGGCCTGCCGGCCATCGCGGACGTCTTCCACCGCCAGGCCGATCCGGTCACCGCGCTCACCCGCCATCTCGAGTGGCTTGGCCAGGAGCAGCAGCGGCTGGCACGGCAAATCCGGTCGGTGCGGCAAACAATCGAAACAGTAAGGGCAGGAGGCCAACTGATGGCAGAGGACATGTTCGAGGGCTTCGACCACACCCAGTACAAGGAGGAGGTGGAGCAACGGTGGGGCAAGGACGCCTACGCAACATCCGACGCGTGGTGGCGCGGCATGCCGGCGGACGAAAAGCGGGAATGGAAGTCCAGGGTGGAGGCTCTTGGCCGGGACTGGCAGGCTGCAGCCCGCTCCGGAGTTGCTGCGGACGGTCCGGAAGCCCGCGAGCTGGCAGCCCGGCACGTCGAGTGGCTGAAGTCCATTCCCGGTACTCCCGCAGCCGACCACTCCGGCAGCACCAAGGCATATGTGCTGGGGCTGGCCGACATGTACGTGGACGACCCCCGCTTCGCCGCCAATTACGGCGGAGTGGAAGGGGCTGGCTTCGTCCGGGCTGCGCTTCGCAGTTTCGTGGAGAAGTCCCTCTAG